A section of the Arcobacter roscoffensis genome encodes:
- a CDS encoding globin domain-containing protein: MNEKTIEIIKATAPIVRDKKDEITNTMYEILFTKYPETKILFKDATEEQPKKLANAIYAYASNIDKLDNLTKGIETMVSAHVKTNIQAKHYPMVKDSLLQAFKEVLGEACTSEVANAWAEAYDFLANVLIQKEKEAYSKVS; this comes from the coding sequence ATGAATGAAAAAACAATAGAAATTATAAAAGCAACTGCTCCAATTGTAAGAGATAAAAAAGATGAAATTACAAATACAATGTATGAGATTTTATTTACAAAGTATCCAGAAACAAAGATTTTATTTAAAGATGCTACAGAAGAACAGCCTAAAAAATTAGCAAATGCAATTTATGCTTATGCAAGCAATATTGATAAGTTAGACAATCTTACAAAAGGAATAGAAACAATGGTAAGTGCTCACGTAAAAACAAATATCCAAGCTAAGCACTATCCTATGGTAAAAGACTCTTTACTTCAAGCTTTCAAAGAGGTTTTAGGTGAAGCTTGTACTTCAGAGGTAGCTAATGCTTGGGCTGAAGCATATGATTTTTTAGCAAATGTATTAATTCAAAAAGAGAAAGAAGCTTATTCTAAAGTATCATAG
- a CDS encoding TetR/AcrR family transcriptional regulator, whose product MQDVRSRLIEATFQEVFSKGYQAASLAHILKRADVKKGAMYHYFPSKKEMVLSMIDEKIKLRIENKWKDLASTEENIIDSLISILEDINSWDLKNGCPLGNLLQESLDHDEDFAKALTTILDEWKEFFSNILQKAKDKKQITQTLDTKTCATFLIASIEGALLLSKKHENEKDFEDTMKHLVSYINSFRV is encoded by the coding sequence ATGCAAGATGTAAGAAGTAGATTGATTGAAGCCACATTTCAAGAAGTCTTTTCTAAAGGATACCAAGCAGCTTCACTAGCTCATATACTAAAAAGAGCTGATGTAAAAAAAGGTGCTATGTATCACTACTTTCCTTCAAAAAAAGAGATGGTTTTATCTATGATTGATGAAAAAATAAAATTAAGAATTGAAAATAAGTGGAAAGACTTAGCAAGTACTGAAGAGAATATTATAGATTCACTTATATCAATTTTAGAAGATATTAATAGTTGGGATTTAAAAAATGGATGTCCTTTAGGAAACTTACTTCAAGAATCACTTGACCATGATGAGGACTTTGCAAAAGCCTTAACTACTATTTTAGATGAATGGAAAGAGTTTTTTTCAAACATCTTGCAAAAAGCAAAAGATAAAAAACAAATAACTCAAACACTAGATACAAAAACTTGTGCCACTTTTTTAATAGCTTCAATTGAAGGTGCTTTACTTCTTAGTAAAAAACATGAAAATGAAAAAGATTTTGAAGATACAATGAAACACTTAGTATCTTATATAAATTCATTTAGAGTTTAA